In the Kribbella sp. NBC_00482 genome, one interval contains:
- the serA gene encoding phosphoglycerate dehydrogenase, whose protein sequence is MTDVTRPVVLIAEELSPATVEALGPDFEIRQTNGADRAELLPAIADVDAILIRSATKVDAEALAAAKKLKVVARAGVGLDNVDVKAATQAGVMVVNAPTSNITSAAELAVALLLASARRVPAANESLKKGEWKRSKYSGVELFEKTVGIVGLGKIGVLVAQRLAAFGMNVIAYDPYVQAGRAAQMGVRLATLDELLATSDFISVHLPKTPETIGLIGDEQLHKVKPEVIIVNAARGGIVDEQALYSALKEGRVAGAGLDVFASEPCTDSPLFEFENVVVTPHLGASTDEAQEKAGIAVAKSVRLALSGELVPDAVNVQGGVIAEDVRPGIGLTEKLGRIFTALAGGVAQQLDVEVRGEITQYDVKVLELAALKGVFADVVEDNVSYVNAPLLAAERGLEVRLVTDHDSPEHRNLITLRGTLADGAQVSVSGTLVGVRQSERLVEIDGYDLEIELAAHLAFLTYEDRPGAVGQIGRILGDADVNIAGMQVSRDRKGGKALVALSVDSKVVPTVLDDIAAAVQADTARTVDLDA, encoded by the coding sequence ATGACTGACGTAACCCGGCCCGTCGTCCTGATCGCCGAAGAGCTCAGCCCGGCCACCGTCGAGGCGCTCGGCCCCGACTTCGAGATCCGCCAGACCAACGGCGCCGACCGCGCCGAACTGCTCCCGGCCATCGCCGACGTCGACGCCATCCTGATCCGCAGCGCCACCAAGGTGGACGCCGAGGCCCTGGCGGCCGCGAAGAAGCTGAAGGTCGTCGCCCGGGCCGGTGTCGGCCTGGACAACGTGGACGTCAAGGCCGCCACCCAGGCCGGTGTGATGGTCGTGAACGCGCCGACCTCCAACATCACCAGCGCCGCCGAGCTGGCCGTCGCGCTGCTGCTCGCGTCCGCGCGCCGGGTCCCGGCCGCGAACGAGTCGCTCAAGAAGGGCGAGTGGAAGCGCAGCAAGTACTCGGGTGTCGAGCTGTTCGAGAAGACCGTCGGCATCGTCGGCCTCGGCAAGATCGGCGTCCTGGTCGCGCAGCGGCTGGCCGCCTTCGGCATGAACGTGATCGCCTACGACCCGTACGTGCAGGCCGGCCGGGCCGCGCAGATGGGCGTCCGGCTCGCCACCCTCGACGAGCTGCTGGCGACCAGTGACTTCATCTCCGTGCACCTCCCGAAGACCCCGGAGACCATCGGCCTGATCGGCGACGAGCAGCTGCACAAGGTCAAGCCCGAGGTCATCATCGTGAACGCGGCCCGCGGCGGCATCGTCGACGAGCAGGCGCTGTACAGCGCGCTCAAGGAAGGCCGGGTGGCCGGCGCCGGGCTGGACGTGTTCGCTTCCGAGCCGTGCACCGACTCGCCGCTGTTCGAGTTCGAGAACGTCGTCGTCACGCCGCACCTCGGCGCGTCCACCGACGAGGCGCAGGAGAAGGCCGGTATCGCGGTCGCCAAGTCGGTCCGGCTCGCGCTCTCGGGTGAGCTGGTCCCGGACGCGGTCAACGTCCAGGGCGGCGTGATCGCCGAGGACGTCCGCCCGGGCATCGGGCTGACCGAGAAGCTCGGCCGGATCTTCACCGCGCTGGCCGGCGGCGTCGCGCAGCAGCTCGACGTCGAGGTCCGCGGCGAGATCACGCAGTACGACGTGAAGGTGCTCGAGCTCGCCGCGCTCAAGGGCGTTTTCGCGGACGTCGTCGAGGACAACGTCTCGTACGTGAACGCGCCGCTGCTGGCGGCCGAGCGGGGCCTGGAGGTCCGGCTCGTCACCGACCACGACAGCCCCGAGCACCGCAACCTGATCACGCTCCGCGGCACGCTGGCCGACGGCGCCCAGGTGTCGGTGTCCGGCACGCTGGTCGGCGTCCGGCAGTCGGAGCGTCTGGTCGAGATCGACGGGTACGACCTCGAGATCGAGCTGGCCGCGCACCTGGCGTTCCTCACCTACGAGGACCGGCCGGGCGCCGTCGGGCAGATCGGCCGCATCCTCGGCGATGCCGACGTGAACATCGCCGGCATGCAGGTCAGCCGGGACCGCAAGGGCGGCAAGGCGCTGGTCGCGCTGTCGGTCGACTCCAAGGTCGTGCCGACGGTCCTCGACGACATCGCCGCCGCGGTCCAGGCGGACACGGCCCGCACCGTGGACCTCGACGCCTGA
- a CDS encoding branched-chain amino acid aminotransferase yields MSADLQFTVEPSTQPASDDQRAQILANPGFGQYFSDHMAIATWTAEKGWHDARITAFGPLELSPATSVFHYAQTIFEGMKAYRHPDDSIHLFRPEANAIRFQRSAHRLALPELPTAAFLDSLHKLVEIDRAWVPGGGETSLYLRPFMFGSDPFLGVRPSAQVTYCAIASPAGSYFANGVKPVRIWLSEEYTRAAPGGTGAAKTGGNYASSLLAQAEAIEQGCDQVAFLDAVEKKWVEELGGMNLYFVLDDNTVVTPELSGTILEGVTRDSILKLVTDLGYTVTERKISVDEWREGAASGKVKEVFACGTAAVVTPVASLKWKDGETQIGDGDGGPVTAAVRTALLDVQYGRAADPHGWMTRIS; encoded by the coding sequence ATGAGCGCCGATCTGCAGTTCACCGTTGAGCCCAGCACCCAACCGGCCAGCGACGACCAGCGCGCCCAGATCCTGGCGAACCCGGGATTCGGGCAGTACTTCTCCGACCACATGGCGATCGCCACCTGGACGGCCGAGAAGGGCTGGCACGACGCACGGATCACCGCCTTCGGACCGCTGGAGCTGTCTCCCGCGACCTCGGTGTTCCACTACGCCCAGACGATCTTCGAGGGGATGAAGGCCTACCGGCATCCCGACGACTCGATCCACCTGTTCCGCCCCGAGGCGAACGCGATCCGGTTCCAGCGGTCCGCGCACCGGCTCGCGCTGCCGGAGCTGCCGACCGCGGCGTTCCTCGACTCGCTGCACAAGCTGGTCGAGATCGACCGGGCCTGGGTGCCGGGCGGCGGCGAGACGTCGCTGTACCTGCGGCCGTTCATGTTCGGCTCGGACCCGTTCCTCGGCGTCCGCCCGTCGGCCCAGGTCACGTACTGCGCGATCGCGTCGCCCGCCGGGTCGTACTTCGCGAACGGCGTGAAGCCGGTCCGGATCTGGCTGAGCGAGGAGTACACCCGCGCGGCCCCCGGCGGCACCGGCGCGGCGAAGACCGGCGGTAACTACGCCTCCTCGCTGCTCGCCCAGGCCGAGGCGATCGAGCAGGGCTGCGACCAGGTCGCGTTCCTCGACGCGGTCGAGAAGAAGTGGGTCGAGGAACTCGGCGGGATGAACCTGTACTTCGTCCTCGACGACAACACGGTCGTCACCCCGGAGCTGTCCGGCACGATCCTCGAGGGCGTCACCCGGGACTCGATCCTGAAGCTGGTCACCGACCTCGGCTACACGGTCACCGAGCGCAAGATCTCGGTCGACGAGTGGCGTGAGGGTGCGGCCTCCGGCAAGGTGAAGGAGGTGTTCGCCTGCGGCACCGCCGCGGTCGTCACCCCGGTCGCCTCGCTGAAGTGGAAGGACGGCGAGACCCAGATCGGCGACGGCGACGGCGGCCCGGTCACCGCGGCCGTCCGCACCGCCCTCCTCGACGTCCAGTACGGCCGTGCGGCAGACCCGCACGGCTGGATGACCCGCATCTCCTGA
- the ilvN gene encoding acetolactate synthase small subunit, producing the protein MSKHTLSILVENKHGVLARVAALISRRGFNIDSLAVGPTEHPEVSRMTIAVSVDEQPLEQITKQLNKLVNVIKIVELEPTQTVQRELLLVKVKADTLTRGQVLETVQLFRAKVVDVAPDAITIEATGNPEKLEAMLRVLEPFGVRELVQSGMVAIGRGSRSISDRTLRPVPVPPPHVQTGPPNVQARPAGASAGSTTSTAHHPVPAPPPGRTAVVPNQH; encoded by the coding sequence ATGTCGAAGCACACGCTGAGCATCCTGGTGGAGAACAAGCACGGTGTGCTGGCCCGCGTGGCGGCGTTGATCTCGCGCCGCGGGTTCAACATCGATTCCCTCGCGGTCGGTCCGACCGAGCATCCCGAGGTGTCCCGGATGACCATCGCGGTCAGCGTGGACGAGCAGCCTTTGGAGCAGATCACCAAGCAGCTCAACAAGCTGGTGAACGTGATCAAGATCGTTGAACTCGAACCCACGCAGACGGTTCAGCGCGAACTGCTGCTGGTGAAGGTCAAGGCGGACACCCTGACCCGCGGACAGGTGCTGGAGACCGTCCAGCTGTTCCGTGCGAAGGTGGTGGACGTGGCACCGGACGCGATCACGATCGAGGCGACCGGCAATCCCGAGAAGCTCGAGGCCATGCTCCGGGTGCTGGAACCCTTCGGCGTCCGCGAGCTGGTGCAGTCCGGCATGGTGGCGATCGGCCGGGGCAGCCGCTCCATCTCCGACCGCACCCTGCGACCGGTCCCGGTGCCGCCGCCGCACGTGCAGACCGGACCCCCGAACGTGCAGGCGCGGCCTGCCGGCGCCAGTGCCGGTTCCACTACCAGTACCGCGCACCACCCGGTTCCGGCCCCGCCGCCGGGCCGTACCGCCGTCGTACCGAATCAACACTAA
- the ilvC gene encoding ketol-acid reductoisomerase, whose protein sequence is MFYDDNADLSVIQGRHVAVLGYGSQGHAHALSLRDSGVDVRVGLPEGSKSRAKAEAQGLRVVTPAEAVEEADVIVVLAPDPAQRKLYKEAIEPNLVDGDALVFGHGFNIRFGYIKPPAGVDVFMVAPKGPGHLVRREYTEGRGVPVLVAVEQDATGKAWDLALSYAKGIGGLRAGGIKTTFTEETETDLFGEQAVLCGGVSALITAGYETLTEAGYQPEVAYFECLHELKLIVDLIYEGGIAKQRWSVSDTAEYGDYVSGPRIIDASVKARMKEVLGDITDGTFAARFIADQDAGAPEFAEFRKKSQEHPIEAVGKELRGLMAWVKSHDDDYVEGSAAR, encoded by the coding sequence ATGTTCTACGACGACAACGCCGACCTGTCGGTGATCCAGGGCCGGCACGTGGCCGTGCTCGGCTACGGCTCCCAGGGCCACGCCCACGCGCTCTCGCTGCGCGACTCCGGCGTCGACGTCCGGGTCGGTCTGCCGGAAGGCTCGAAGAGCCGGGCCAAGGCCGAGGCCCAGGGCCTGCGGGTCGTCACCCCGGCCGAGGCGGTCGAGGAAGCCGACGTGATCGTCGTGCTCGCCCCGGACCCCGCCCAGCGCAAGCTCTACAAGGAGGCCATCGAGCCGAACCTGGTCGACGGCGACGCGCTGGTCTTCGGTCACGGCTTCAACATCCGGTTCGGCTACATCAAGCCGCCGGCAGGTGTCGACGTGTTCATGGTTGCTCCGAAGGGCCCGGGTCACCTGGTCCGTCGCGAGTACACCGAGGGTCGCGGCGTACCCGTGCTGGTAGCGGTCGAGCAGGACGCCACCGGCAAGGCGTGGGACCTGGCGCTCTCGTACGCCAAGGGCATCGGCGGTCTGCGGGCCGGCGGTATCAAGACCACCTTCACCGAGGAGACCGAGACCGACCTGTTCGGTGAGCAGGCCGTCCTCTGCGGTGGCGTGTCGGCGCTGATCACGGCCGGCTACGAGACGCTGACCGAGGCCGGCTACCAGCCCGAGGTCGCGTACTTCGAGTGCCTGCACGAGCTCAAGCTGATCGTCGACCTGATCTACGAAGGCGGCATCGCCAAGCAGCGCTGGTCGGTCTCCGACACCGCCGAGTACGGCGACTACGTGTCCGGCCCGCGGATCATCGACGCGTCGGTGAAGGCCCGGATGAAGGAGGTCCTCGGCGACATCACCGACGGCACCTTCGCGGCCCGCTTCATCGCCGACCAGGACGCCGGGGCGCCGGAGTTCGCGGAGTTCCGGAAGAAGAGCCAGGAGCACCCGATCGAGGCCGTCGGCAAGGAGCTGCGCGGTCTGATGGCGTGGGTCAAGTCGCACGACGACGACTACGTCGAGGGCAGCGCGGCCCGCTGA
- a CDS encoding acetolactate synthase large subunit, translating to MSEQLTGAQALIRALEHAGVDTVFGIPGGAILPAYDPMLDSTQIRHILVRHEQGAGHAAQGYAAASGKTGVCMATSGPGATNLVTPIADAYMDSVPLVAITGQVAGAAIGTDAFQEADIRGITMPITKHNFLVTDPNDIATTIAEAFHIASTGRPGPVLVDVTKDAMQTQGVDFQWPTELSLPGYRPVTRPHPKQVREAARLIVAAEKPVLYVGGGVIRARASVELKELAELLGIPVVTTLMARGALPDTHDLHFGMPGMHGSVSAVGALQRSDLLITLGARFDDRVTGKLDSFAPEAKVIHADIDPAEIGKNRAADVPIVGDCKEVITDLIAALKTEIASAGRTPSYDAWRGQLESVRAKYPVAYDDPEDGTLSPQYVIERIGKIAGPDAIYTAGVGQHQMWSAHYLPFEKPGHWLNSGGLGTMGYAVPAAMGAKVARPDKTVWAIDGDGCFQMTNQELVTCALEGIPIKVAVINNQSLGMVRQWQTLFYDKRYSNTDLHSARIPDFAKLAEAMGGVGLRCSDKESVDATIDKAMSVTDQPVVVDFVVHRDAMVWPMVAAGVSNDEIQIARDMAPKWDGEEL from the coding sequence ATGAGTGAGCAGCTGACCGGGGCACAGGCTCTGATCCGCGCACTGGAACATGCCGGGGTCGACACCGTCTTCGGCATCCCGGGCGGCGCGATCCTCCCGGCGTACGACCCGATGCTCGACTCGACCCAGATCCGCCACATCCTGGTACGTCACGAGCAGGGCGCCGGCCACGCCGCCCAGGGGTACGCCGCGGCATCCGGGAAGACCGGTGTCTGCATGGCGACTTCCGGGCCGGGCGCGACCAACCTGGTGACGCCGATCGCCGACGCGTACATGGACTCGGTGCCGCTGGTGGCGATCACCGGTCAGGTCGCCGGGGCCGCGATCGGTACGGACGCCTTCCAGGAGGCGGACATCCGCGGCATCACGATGCCGATCACCAAGCACAACTTCCTGGTGACCGACCCGAACGACATCGCCACCACGATCGCCGAAGCGTTCCACATCGCCTCCACCGGCCGGCCCGGCCCGGTGCTGGTCGACGTCACCAAGGACGCGATGCAGACCCAGGGCGTCGACTTCCAGTGGCCGACGGAGCTGTCGCTGCCCGGCTACCGGCCGGTGACCCGCCCGCACCCCAAGCAGGTGCGCGAGGCGGCCCGCCTGATCGTCGCCGCCGAGAAGCCCGTCCTGTACGTCGGCGGCGGTGTCATCCGCGCCCGGGCCAGCGTCGAGCTGAAGGAGCTCGCCGAGCTGCTCGGTATTCCGGTGGTCACCACGCTGATGGCCCGCGGCGCGCTGCCCGACACCCACGACCTGCACTTCGGCATGCCGGGGATGCACGGCTCCGTCTCGGCCGTCGGCGCCTTGCAGCGCTCCGACCTGCTGATCACCCTGGGCGCCCGGTTCGACGACCGGGTGACCGGAAAGCTCGACTCGTTCGCACCCGAGGCGAAGGTCATCCACGCCGACATCGACCCGGCCGAGATCGGCAAGAACCGCGCCGCCGACGTGCCGATCGTGGGTGACTGCAAGGAGGTCATCACCGACCTGATCGCGGCCCTCAAGACCGAGATCGCGAGCGCCGGCCGCACCCCGTCGTACGACGCCTGGCGAGGCCAGCTCGAGTCGGTCCGCGCGAAGTACCCGGTGGCGTACGACGACCCCGAGGACGGCACGCTGTCCCCGCAGTACGTGATCGAGCGGATCGGCAAGATCGCCGGCCCGGACGCGATCTACACCGCGGGCGTCGGCCAGCACCAGATGTGGTCCGCGCACTACCTGCCGTTCGAGAAGCCCGGCCACTGGCTGAACTCCGGCGGTCTCGGCACCATGGGGTACGCCGTGCCGGCCGCGATGGGCGCCAAGGTCGCGCGGCCGGACAAGACCGTGTGGGCGATCGACGGCGACGGCTGCTTCCAGATGACCAACCAGGAACTCGTCACCTGCGCGCTCGAGGGCATCCCGATCAAGGTTGCCGTGATCAACAACCAGTCGCTGGGCATGGTCCGCCAGTGGCAGACGCTGTTCTACGACAAGCGTTACTCCAACACCGACCTGCACTCGGCCCGGATCCCGGACTTCGCCAAGCTCGCCGAGGCGATGGGCGGCGTCGGGCTGCGCTGCTCCGACAAGGAGTCGGTCGACGCCACCATCGACAAGGCGATGTCGGTCACCGACCAGCCGGTCGTGGTCGACTTCGTGGTGCACCGCGACGCGATGGTCTGGCCGATGGTCGCCGCCGGCGTCAGCAACGACGAGATCCAGATCGCCCGCGACATGGCGCCGAAGTGGGACGGGGAGGAGCTCTGA
- a CDS encoding 3-isopropylmalate dehydrogenase: MSENKNFTLAVVPGDGIGPEVTTEALKVLDAVAAQHGVTFERTEYDLGAKRWHATGETLPDAELEEIRKHDAILLGAVGDPSVPSGVLERGLLLKLRFTLDHYVNLRPSKIYPSVGSPLANPGEVDFVVVREGTEGPYVGNGGALRVGTPAEIATEVSVNTAYGVERVVRDAFARAQARPRKKLTLVHKNNVLVYAGHLWKRTVDKVAEEFPGIAVDYLHVDAATIFLVTDPARFDVIVTDNLFGDIITDLAAAISGGIGLAASGNINPDRTAPSMFEPVHGSAPDIAGQQKADPTAAILSASLLLEHLGLTEAARAIEDAVTADIEERTGAARSTAEIGDAIAKRAAG, translated from the coding sequence GTGAGCGAGAACAAGAACTTCACGCTGGCCGTCGTTCCCGGCGACGGGATCGGACCCGAGGTGACCACCGAGGCGCTCAAGGTCCTCGACGCGGTCGCGGCGCAGCACGGCGTGACGTTCGAGCGGACCGAGTACGACCTCGGCGCGAAGCGCTGGCACGCCACCGGTGAGACCCTGCCGGACGCCGAGCTGGAGGAGATCCGCAAGCACGACGCGATCCTGCTCGGCGCGGTCGGGGACCCGAGCGTCCCGTCCGGCGTCCTCGAGCGCGGTCTGCTGCTCAAGCTCCGGTTCACCCTCGACCACTACGTGAACCTGCGGCCGTCGAAGATCTACCCGTCCGTCGGCTCGCCACTGGCGAACCCGGGCGAGGTCGACTTCGTCGTCGTCCGGGAAGGCACCGAGGGTCCGTACGTCGGCAACGGCGGCGCGCTCCGGGTCGGTACGCCGGCCGAGATCGCCACCGAGGTGTCGGTGAACACGGCGTACGGCGTCGAGCGGGTCGTCCGGGACGCCTTCGCCCGCGCGCAGGCCCGCCCGCGCAAGAAGCTGACGCTGGTGCACAAGAACAACGTGCTGGTGTACGCCGGCCACCTGTGGAAGCGGACCGTCGACAAGGTCGCCGAGGAGTTCCCGGGGATCGCCGTCGACTACCTGCACGTGGACGCCGCGACGATCTTCCTGGTCACCGACCCGGCCCGGTTCGACGTGATCGTCACCGACAACCTGTTCGGCGACATCATCACCGACCTGGCGGCCGCGATCAGCGGCGGGATCGGGCTGGCCGCGAGCGGCAACATCAACCCGGACCGGACCGCGCCGAGCATGTTCGAGCCGGTGCACGGCTCCGCGCCGGACATCGCGGGCCAGCAGAAGGCCGACCCGACCGCGGCGATCCTGTCCGCGTCGCTGCTGCTCGAGCACCTCGGCCTGACCGAGGCTGCGCGCGCGATCGAGGACGCCGTCACGGCGGACATCGAGGAGCGCACGGGCGCTGCCCGCAGTACCGCGGAGATCGGTGACGCGATCGCCAAGCGCGCGGCCGGCTGA
- a CDS encoding O-methyltransferase — protein MSAPPELPPLVSAALSLSGRRGFVSSTRNETGRLLATLAASKTGLLGELGTGCGVGSAWLRSGAGDSTSIVTAESDPQLAQVVAELFADDERIEVVSADWTALIERGPFALLFVDAREAKLSARDIIADVVEPGGFVVLDDFTPSAVWPPMYEGRVDTLRQEWLMDKRFTTVEVMVAPDAAVLLATRH, from the coding sequence GTGAGTGCTCCTCCAGAACTGCCGCCGCTGGTTTCAGCGGCCCTCAGCCTGTCCGGCCGGCGCGGATTCGTCAGCTCCACCAGGAACGAGACCGGCCGCTTGCTCGCCACCCTCGCGGCCTCGAAGACCGGCCTGCTCGGTGAGCTCGGGACCGGGTGCGGCGTCGGCTCGGCGTGGCTGCGCAGCGGCGCCGGCGACAGCACGTCGATCGTCACCGCGGAGAGCGATCCGCAGCTCGCGCAGGTGGTCGCGGAACTGTTCGCCGACGACGAGCGGATCGAGGTCGTCTCCGCCGACTGGACCGCGCTGATCGAGCGCGGCCCGTTCGCGCTGCTGTTCGTGGACGCCCGCGAGGCGAAGCTGTCCGCCCGCGACATCATCGCGGACGTGGTCGAGCCGGGCGGCTTCGTCGTACTGGACGACTTCACGCCGTCGGCCGTCTGGCCGCCGATGTACGAGGGGCGCGTCGACACGCTTCGCCAGGAATGGCTGATGGACAAGCGCTTCACCACCGTCGAGGTGATGGTCGCCCCGGACGCCGCCGTACTGCTGGCCACGCGCCACTGA
- a CDS encoding trypsin-like peptidase domain-containing protein, whose product MEDGRSGTPRPPRRVPAGAGTLTQLEAPSRSSGPVAPPRGPWIFGRILGGLLVLIVIVAAGAGAGWFIRQESLQLNTDEVLKSVGPSVVRVLASTCAGTGEASGVLIDNGRILTATSAIEEPRSIVVVMPDGRIRRANLLGTSTDGVAVLQSIGFDGAPLHLPPANPEPKAERALVGYTAAGKQVINAIGSTAEPTALGEVMNAAKLGGPVVDKTGGLIGLVVGDTVQASTIVGLDKLRGYVAPAPTGLTVGAGGTCDQSHGPQAAIAPMLQVANTPLAVEVQKLLASYLTLENRQDFAALRPLYSPRFARGLTEEQDRAKHQTSYFFSPKLTDLAADGSYARMSYNVLFAATATGADGQNCSRLDTKFELVRSKGKLVIDRTSPMSPAIPCDS is encoded by the coding sequence GTGGAGGACGGCAGGAGCGGGACGCCGCGGCCGCCGCGGCGGGTTCCGGCGGGCGCCGGAACGCTGACCCAGCTGGAGGCTCCGAGTCGCTCGTCCGGACCTGTGGCGCCGCCTCGGGGTCCGTGGATCTTCGGCCGGATCCTGGGCGGTCTGCTCGTGCTGATCGTGATCGTCGCGGCCGGCGCCGGCGCGGGCTGGTTCATCCGGCAGGAGAGCCTGCAGCTCAACACCGACGAGGTGCTGAAGTCGGTCGGACCGTCGGTCGTCCGGGTGCTCGCGTCGACCTGTGCGGGGACCGGCGAGGCGTCCGGCGTACTGATCGACAACGGCCGGATCCTGACCGCGACGTCCGCGATCGAGGAACCGCGATCGATCGTGGTCGTGATGCCCGACGGGCGGATCCGGCGCGCCAACCTGCTCGGCACCAGCACGGACGGCGTCGCCGTCCTGCAGTCGATCGGGTTCGACGGTGCGCCGCTGCACCTGCCGCCGGCGAATCCCGAACCGAAGGCCGAGCGCGCGCTGGTCGGCTACACGGCGGCGGGCAAGCAGGTCATCAACGCGATCGGCTCGACGGCCGAGCCCACGGCGCTCGGCGAGGTGATGAACGCGGCCAAGCTCGGCGGCCCGGTCGTCGACAAGACGGGCGGACTCATCGGCCTCGTCGTCGGCGACACCGTCCAGGCCAGCACGATCGTCGGCCTCGACAAGCTTCGCGGGTACGTCGCTCCGGCGCCGACCGGCCTCACCGTCGGGGCGGGAGGAACCTGTGATCAGTCGCACGGTCCGCAGGCCGCGATCGCGCCGATGCTGCAAGTTGCCAACACACCGCTGGCGGTAGAGGTCCAGAAGCTGCTCGCCAGCTACCTGACCCTCGAGAACCGCCAGGACTTCGCTGCGCTGCGGCCGCTGTACTCGCCACGGTTCGCCCGGGGCCTGACCGAGGAGCAGGACCGGGCCAAGCACCAGACGTCGTACTTCTTCAGCCCGAAGCTCACCGACCTGGCCGCGGACGGGTCCTACGCGCGGATGTCGTACAACGTGCTGTTCGCCGCCACCGCGACCGGTGCCGACGGCCAGAACTGCAGCCGCCTGGACACCAAGTTCGAACTGGTCCGCTCGAAGGGCAAGCTGGTCATCGACCGCACCTCCCCGATGTCCCCGGCGATCCCCTGCGACTCCTAG
- the ilvD gene encoding dihydroxy-acid dehydratase, which yields MVDVKPRSRTVTVGLEATASRGMLRAVGMGDDDWAKPQIGVASSWNEITPCNLSLDRLAKAVKEGVHAAGGYPLEFGTISVSDGISMGHVGMHYSLVSREIIADSVETVMEAERLDGSVLLAGCDKSLPGMLMAAARLDLASVFLYAGSIMPGKLGDKDVTIIDAFEAVGACVRGLITRAEVDAVERAICPGEGACGGMYTANTMAASAEALGMSLPGSAAPPAVDRRRDAYARKSGEAVVGLLRKGITARQILTKEAFENAIAVVMALGGSTNAVLHLLAIAREAEVDLTLDDFNRIGDRVPHLGDLKPFGRYVMTDVDRVGGIPVIMRALLDAGLLHGDCLTVTGKTMAENLADIAPPDVDGTIIRALDKPIHGTGGITILHGSLAPEGAVVKSAGFDSDVFEGTARVFDGERAAMDAVADLNPSDVVVIRYEGPKGGPGMREMLAVTGAIKGAGLGKDVLLLTDGRFSGGTTGLCVGHVAPEAVDGGPIAFVQDGDRITLDVKNRTLDLHVDPEELERRRVGWTPKTPAITKGVLGKYTRLVRSASEGAVCI from the coding sequence ATGGTCGATGTGAAGCCTCGGAGCCGGACAGTCACCGTCGGATTGGAAGCGACCGCCAGCAGAGGCATGCTGCGCGCGGTCGGGATGGGGGACGACGACTGGGCCAAGCCACAGATCGGCGTCGCGTCGAGCTGGAACGAGATCACCCCGTGCAACCTGTCGCTGGACCGGCTCGCCAAGGCGGTCAAGGAGGGTGTGCACGCGGCCGGTGGCTACCCGCTCGAGTTCGGCACGATCAGCGTGTCCGACGGCATCTCGATGGGCCACGTCGGTATGCACTACTCGCTCGTCAGCCGCGAGATCATCGCCGACTCGGTCGAGACCGTGATGGAGGCCGAGCGGCTGGACGGCTCGGTCCTGCTGGCCGGCTGCGACAAGTCGCTGCCCGGCATGCTGATGGCCGCGGCCCGGCTCGATCTGGCCTCGGTCTTCCTGTACGCCGGTTCGATCATGCCGGGCAAGCTCGGCGACAAGGACGTCACGATCATCGACGCCTTCGAGGCGGTCGGCGCCTGTGTCCGCGGCCTGATCACCCGAGCGGAGGTCGACGCCGTCGAGCGGGCGATCTGCCCCGGTGAAGGGGCCTGCGGCGGGATGTACACCGCCAACACCATGGCCGCGTCCGCCGAAGCCCTCGGCATGTCGCTCCCGGGCTCGGCCGCCCCGCCCGCGGTGGACCGCCGCCGCGACGCGTATGCCCGCAAGTCCGGCGAGGCCGTCGTCGGACTGCTGCGGAAGGGGATCACGGCGCGCCAGATCCTCACCAAGGAAGCGTTCGAGAACGCGATCGCCGTGGTGATGGCGCTCGGCGGCTCGACGAACGCCGTACTCCATCTGCTCGCGATCGCTCGCGAGGCCGAGGTCGATCTGACCCTGGACGACTTCAACCGGATCGGCGACCGGGTCCCGCACCTCGGTGATCTCAAGCCGTTCGGCCGCTACGTGATGACCGACGTCGACCGCGTCGGCGGCATCCCGGTGATCATGCGCGCGCTGCTCGACGCAGGCCTGCTGCACGGCGACTGCCTGACGGTGACCGGCAAGACGATGGCCGAGAACCTCGCCGACATCGCGCCACCCGACGTCGACGGCACCATCATCCGCGCGCTGGACAAGCCGATCCACGGCACCGGCGGCATCACGATCCTGCACGGCTCACTCGCACCCGAGGGTGCCGTGGTGAAGAGCGCGGGCTTCGACTCGGACGTCTTCGAAGGTACGGCGCGGGTGTTCGACGGCGAACGCGCCGCCATGGACGCGGTCGCCGACCTGAACCCCAGCGACGTCGTCGTGATCCGGTACGAAGGCCCGAAGGGCGGCCCCGGCATGCGCGAGATGCTCGCGGTCACCGGCGCGATCAAGGGCGCGGGCCTCGGCAAGGACGTCCTGCTCCTCACCGACGGCCGCTTCTCCGGCGGTACGACGGGACTCTGCGTGGGTCACGTGGCGCCGGAAGCCGTCGACGGCGGCCCGATCGCCTTCGTCCAGGACGGCGACCGGATCACCCTCGACGTCAAGAACCGCACCCTCGACCTCCACGTCGACCCCGAGGAACTCGAACGCCGCCGCGTGGGCTGGACCCCGAAGACCCCAGCCATCACCAAGGGCGTCCTCGGCAAATACACCCGCCTGGTCCGCTCAGCCTCCGAGGGTGCTGTCTGCATCTAG